One Phragmites australis chromosome 23, lpPhrAust1.1, whole genome shotgun sequence DNA window includes the following coding sequences:
- the LOC133905936 gene encoding subtilisin-like protease 3: MDAHARLLLTSLVLTGLLSHTTSTITHGNCEKSGQCTYIVRVRPPPNFSAEKSPTSLENWYRSFLPPGMATSELRSPFIHTYTEAIIGFAVRLTKDEVEYVKKKDGVLKVYQDDILPLLTTHTPDFLGLRPNGGAWNSFGMGEGSIIGLLDTGIDFAHTSFNDDGMATPPAKWRGSCKFEGVKCNKKLIGARSLIGGQNSEPPMDDVGHGTHTASTAAGRFVEGASVLGNGNGTAAGMAPRAHIAMYQVCDELGCYNSDVLAGMEAAIADGVDILSISLGGPTQPFHEDILAIGAFSAMQKGIFVSCSAGNSGPFSSSVSNEAPWILTVGASTMDRQMKAIVKLGDGRLFVGESAYQPSNLASLPLVFKLDGSGNITGKVVACEIEGPLVENGQTIKDGGGAGMIILGTEDSGNTTFAAAHVLPASYVNSPDGAVIRKYIESSKKPTASIIFNGTSLGTIPAPVVAYFSSRGPSTASPGILKPDIIGPGVNVIAAWPFQVGPKTVDKHDKVFNSMSGTSMSTPHLSGIAAIIKSAHSDWSPAAIKSAIMTTAYVIYDNKKPILDEKLNPAGHFTIGAGHVNPYKVTNPGLIYDIDEQQYISYLCGLDYTDSEVEIITHQKGACNKGKKIAEAELNYPSIAVWASTGKLLVNRTVTNVGDARSSYTVDIDMPNEIKATVSPTRLEFTKAKEMKTFVVSLSWDSSKTKHAEGSFKWVSGQHVVRSPIVIF; encoded by the coding sequence ATGGATGCGCATGCTAGACTCCTATTGACTTCACTTGTTCTCACAGGCCTTCTGTCTCACACCACTTCGACCATAACCCATGGAAACTGTGAAAAATCTGGCCAATGCACATATATTGTACGTGTGCGCCCTCCTCCGAACTTTTCCGCTGAAAAGAGCCCCACGAGCCTTGAGAACTGGTATAGATCATTCCTCCCACCAGGAATGGCTACATCCGAGCTTAGATCTCCATTCATCCACACATATACAGAAGCCATTATCGGGTTCGCTGTGAGACTCACAAAAGATGAGGTAGAGTAtgtcaagaagaaagatggggTCCTTAAAGTATACCAAGACGATATTCTTCCACTCTTGACAACCCACACACCAGATTTCTTGGGCCTACGTCCAAACGGAGGGGCTTGGAATAGCTTTGGCATGGGTGAGGGAAGTATCATAGGGCTCTTAGACACAGGGATAGACTTTGCACACACCTCTTTCAATGATGATGGCATGGCCACACCACCTGCTAAATGGCGTGGGTCCTGCAAATTTGAAGGTGTTAAATGCAACAAGAAACTCATCGGTGCAAGGTCATTGATTGGAGGCCAGAATTCAGAGCCTCCAATGGATGATGTTGGCCATGGAACACACACTGCAAGCACAGCCGCTGGAAGGTTTGTGGAAGGTGCAAGTGTGCTTGGCAATGGCAATGGTACTGCGGCTGGCATGGCTCCACGTGCACACATAGCCATGTACCAGGTGTGCGACGAGTTGGGCTGCTATAACTCAGACGTACTTGCCGGAATGGAAGCCGCGATTGCTGATGGTGTTGACATATTGTCGATATCACTCGGTGGTCCTACACAACCATTCCATGAAGATATTCTTGCCATTGGAGCCTTTTCTGCCATGCAGAAGGGGATATTTGTGAGTTGTTCGGCAGGAAATTCAGGTCCATTTTCCAGCTCAGTAAGCAATGAGGCACCATGGATCTTGACAGTTGGTGCAAGCACAATGGACCGGCAAATGAAAGCCATTGTGAAGCTTGGTGATGGCCGCTTATTTGTTGGTGAGTCAGCCTACCAACCATCTAACCTTGCTTCTTTACCGCTGGTGTTTAAACTAGATGGTTCTGGAAATATCACCGGAAAGGTAGTTGCTTGCGAGATTGAAGGTCCCCTGGTTGAAAATGGACAAACTATCAaggatggtggtggtgctgggATGATAATACTGGGAACTGAAGATAGCGGCAACACAACTTTTGCCGCAGCACATGTTTTACCAGCATCATATGTGAACTCCCCAGATGGTGCTGTAATCAGGAAATACATTGAGAGCTCCAAGAAGCCGACAGCCTCGATCATCTTCAATGGCACGTCACTGGGAACCATTCCTGCTCCTGTAGTTGCATACTTCTCATCTCGAGGGCCAAGCACAGCAAGTCCTGGTATTCTGAAGCCTGACATCATCGGACCCGGAGTAAACGTCATTGCAGCATGGCCATTCCAAGTTGGACCAAAAACAGTTGATAAACATGATAAGGTGTTCAATTCCATGTCTGGAACATCAATGTCTACTCCTCACCTTAGTGGTATTGCGGCTATTATCAAGAGTGCACATTCAGATTGGTCACCTGCGGCGATCAAGTCGGCAATTATGACAACAGCCTATGTCATATATGATAACAAGAAGCCAATCCTAGACGAGAAACTCAATCCGGCTGGGCATTTCACTATCGGTGCCGGACATGTGAACCCTTACAAAGTTACCAATCCAGGTCTAATCTATGATATTGATGAGCAGCAATACATTTCTTATCTCTGCGGCCTAGATTATACAGATTCTGAAGTTGAGATAATCACGCATCAGAAGGGTGCCTgcaacaaaggaaagaaaatcgCTGAAGCTGAGCTGAACTACCCTTCAATTGCAGTATGGGCGAGTACCGGCAAGCTTTTGGTGAATAGGACTGTCACCAATGTTGGAGATGCAAGGTCATCCTACACTGTAGATATTGACATGCCCAACGAAATTAAGGCTACTGTGTCACCAACAAGGCTAGAATTTACCAAGGCGAAGGAGATGAAAACATTTGTTGTGAGCTTAAGTTGGGATTCCAGCAAAACCAAGCATGCTGAGGGAAGCTTCAAGTGGGTCTCTGGCCAGCATGTTGTTAGGAGCCCCATTGTAATATTCTAA